The window GACTTCACGGTCGATGTCACCACCGGTCAGGTGAGCGTATGTATGAAACATTTTTGTGTTAATGTTTCCCCACATCATCAACTTGATTACAGATTCGTTCATGCCGTCATTTATGAGGTGCGTGATTCTGCTGTGCCTGAATATGTGTGGCGTTATGTGTTTTTTTATTCCTGCCCTGTCACTCAGCCGCTCAAGTATTTTCATTACTGCCCCGTGTTTTAACGGGGTTTTCCTGTGTGTTATGAAAACAAGTGCATCGTCTTTTGAGTCAAAAGGATAGTCCTGGCGCCATGCAGAAAAGTAAGGCTTCGTCATTACAAGTCTGACATAACGCTGTGTGTTACATTTTGTATCCTCAACTGTTAGGATAACTCCATAGTCATCAAATTTTACCCTTCCCCATGTAAGTCGGGCGATTTCACCGATTCTGCATCCGGATTCATAGAGGAGTGCTATTAACGCCCGGTCTCTTGAAGTCAGGCAGGCTTTTAGTAGTGCTTCTATTTCTTCTTTTGAAAGAAGCTGGTCAGGTTGTTTTGTTTGTGAATCAATCCTTGGAGGTCTGATTCTCATTATTTTTTCTTTTGGCAGCGATGAGTAGTTGTTCTCTATTAGCCATAACGAGAATCTTTTCAGAAAAATGATATAATCATGAATGGTGTTCGTTTTATACGGCAGGCCTTTTTGTGTCTTTGCCTGTTTTAAATCAGAGATTGCTTTGTAAACATCAGAGATGTTTGCATCTCTGTAAGGACAGATAAAGCGTCTCCAGTTAACAAGAGTGTAGATTATCTTGTTTGTTCTCAGAAGTCCGATGTTTTGGGATGCCTGAAGCTCAGTTATGAATTCATAAATGAGATCAATGTCATCCTGGATTATCCGATCTTCTGTTAGTGCATTTTTAAAGGATTTGTCTGCGTAGGCAGACTTGACGTAATGAAAATTACTGTCAATACGAGTGGGTGCTGTGGAACTTCCCATAAAAGAAATTCAGAAGCTGAATATAAAAGAGTTTGGGGGGAGATTTGAACGTGAATTCGTGAAGCCAAGGCCCAGATTTGAACTGGGGTTATAGTCGCTCTGCAGGCGACCGCGTGGCCGCTCCGCCACCTTGGCAGAATTGCCTATTATCATTAGTGATATTGAATATAAAAGATATCGGTTTGAGACCAGACAAAGATTACGATGTCTGGCAGTCACTGACATGAAGCATCATCATGCCGAGAGCGGAGAGTGTCACTGATATATTTCTTCCTTTCCTGTTCTTCACTATAAAACCGCTCTCTTCAAGGACCTTCAGGTGATGACTCACCCGGCTCCTCTCCTTGTAAAACTCATCAGAATATTTCTCCATCGAAGGCTTCATCCTGATTATAAGCTCATCAAGAGAGTCCACCCCCCCGTCTATGGAAAGGATTATCTGCATCTGCTCATCACGCAGAAAGCACACGGGAAGGACCGGCACGTCAATTACCTCTTCTATTCCTATCTCGTTGTCATTGGCATCATATTTTGGAATCGAGGTTATTACTCTTGACTTTGTTATTGAACCCGCAATATACGCGGAGACCGCAAAAGTCCGAAGCGAACCGCTTATGTTCACCACAGCATCCCTCCCGGAACTCTCCTCGGATTTAATTAAATCGATTATCTGCAATGCCCCCCTCTTTACATCTTTTTTGTCTATATATGCAATTTCGGTGCTGACAACGGAAAGAAGGTCCTTTTTTATCTCTTCTGCTACAGTTCTGGACTTCTCCTCTCCGCTTGATTCCTGCTCACCCACTATAAGAATTATTTTCCCCATAGGAAAGTCACCTGACATCTTCAGGGACTCTATCAGTCTTTTCTTATGGTGGCCTACAAACACTATATGGGTACTCGTCATGCTGAATATAACATTTCTCTGGCTTATCCCATATAAATTCATTTAAATACATTCCTGCGGATAAGCTTAAGTGGAAATAATATTCGCACAACAATAGGTATTGGCATTTTTTTTTCGAAGAGCACCATACTTTCTGAAAAATATTGTAAAAAGTTCTTTCAATTGATAACTTTATACATAATCAAACTTGAAGTTTAAGTGTGGACTGCAAAGCCAAAAAAAACAGTGGAGCAGCAAAACCACAAAAGGAGTAATGATTAATGATGTTCTGGGAAAACCTTGACTGGTGGAAAATGGTATTAGACTTCGTAATAGCCATCTTCCAGATGTTTGCATAAAAACAGATCAAAAAGTTCAGGCAAAGCAATTGTCGAACTATAAAAAAAACCCTTTTTTTATTTGGTATACAAAGAATTCATATAAAGAACTTTAATTTTCGTATTTTCAGAATGCGACAAAAAAAGATCAGACAATAAATCAAAAACCTTGGATCAACAAATGACAAATATGATATTCAAACGCATAAATTATTTTAATAACAATGCCTGACAGCTTTTTTTCATACTCCAGATACATCTCACTGACAACAGGTCTGGGTGTATTTTCCATTTATTTCATGATATCCGCGATAACACTTGCAAACCCGATAATAGCCGGTAATCTGGGTTTAAATGCTTCGGATCTGGGGCTTATCCTTCAGGCGCATCTCCTGGGCGCAGTAATGTTTCTTGTGCCTGCTGCAAAACTTGGTGACATATTCGGGCATCTCAGGATTTTTTTTACAGGCGGCATGATATTTGCAATATCATCCCTTTTAATCGCGATTTCTGCATCAGGCGCGGAGATAATACTTTTCAGGTTCGTCCAGGGCATGGGAGACGGAATGATGACAGCATCATCTCTGGTTCTTCTCACTAGAGCCTACGGCACAGACAGAAGAGGTGAAGCACTTGGTTTTTTCCTTTTCGCAGGATACTTCGGATATATCATAGGAATGACTGCCGGGAGTATATCTGCCGAGACGTTAGGGTGGCAGTCGGTGTTTCTTATACCATCTTTTGCCTCACTTGCAGCCGGAATTCTTGCAATGCGAATTAAAAATTTATCAACTGAAGAAATCAGGGAAAAAAATACCTGCTTTGACCTTAAGGGAATGATTCTTTTCTGTCCGGCATTATTTCTCATAACGGCAGCAATAACAGGAATTTTCTCATCGCACAGGATTTTTTTCATTATATGCGGTGTTATTCTTCTGGTCTTCTTTGTAAAAACTGAAAAATCTGCCAAAAACCCGCTTTTAATGCTTTCTCTGTTTAAAAATAACAGGCTTTTTTCATTGTCAGTCTGTGCTGATTTCCTTTATTATTCCACAATAGGCTCGGTCTCATATACATTTTCAATATTTTTTGAAAAGGGGCTTAATTACAGTGCTTTTTATGCCGGAGTCCTGCTCATTCCGATATCCCTGATGCAGGGGATTTTGTCTCCTGCAACGGGTCACCTGTCAGACAAAAAAGAGCCAAAATACCTGACAGCAGCCGGAATGTCTCTTATCGTGTCAACTCTCATCATATATGCATTTATAGATATGAAAAGCATTAACCCCCTTTTTATTACGGTTTTGCTCGCCCTCACCGGGACAGGATATGCTCTTTTCTCATCACCAAACAAAAATGCGGTAA of the Methanomicrobium sp. W14 genome contains:
- a CDS encoding DUF6293 family protein, with amino-acid sequence MNLYGISQRNVIFSMTSTHIVFVGHHKKRLIESLKMSGDFPMGKIILIVGEQESSGEEKSRTVAEEIKKDLLSVVSTEIAYIDKKDVKRGALQIIDLIKSEESSGRDAVVNISGSLRTFAVSAYIAGSITKSRVITSIPKYDANDNEIGIEEVIDVPVLPVCFLRDEQMQIILSIDGGVDSLDELIIRMKPSMEKYSDEFYKERSRVSHHLKVLEESGFIVKNRKGRNISVTLSALGMMMLHVSDCQTS
- a CDS encoding site-specific integrase, which translates into the protein MGSSTAPTRIDSNFHYVKSAYADKSFKNALTEDRIIQDDIDLIYEFITELQASQNIGLLRTNKIIYTLVNWRRFICPYRDANISDVYKAISDLKQAKTQKGLPYKTNTIHDYIIFLKRFSLWLIENNYSSLPKEKIMRIRPPRIDSQTKQPDQLLSKEEIEALLKACLTSRDRALIALLYESGCRIGEIARLTWGRVKFDDYGVILTVEDTKCNTQRYVRLVMTKPYFSAWRQDYPFDSKDDALVFITHRKTPLKHGAVMKILERLSDRAGIKKHITPHIFRHSRITHLINDGMNESVIKLMMWGNINTKMFHTYAHLTGGDIDREVLGSYGIVQKEEKENHVLEPVMCANCMTINPPGAEYCAHCGKSLSENAAATIEEMAEDVLSNPDMLRKMITEILEERLKAASKP
- a CDS encoding MFS transporter yields the protein MPDSFFSYSRYISLTTGLGVFSIYFMISAITLANPIIAGNLGLNASDLGLILQAHLLGAVMFLVPAAKLGDIFGHLRIFFTGGMIFAISSLLIAISASGAEIILFRFVQGMGDGMMTASSLVLLTRAYGTDRRGEALGFFLFAGYFGYIIGMTAGSISAETLGWQSVFLIPSFASLAAGILAMRIKNLSTEEIREKNTCFDLKGMILFCPALFLITAAITGIFSSHRIFFIICGVILLVFFVKTEKSAKNPLLMLSLFKNNRLFSLSVCADFLYYSTIGSVSYTFSIFFEKGLNYSAFYAGVLLIPISLMQGILSPATGHLSDKKEPKYLTAAGMSLIVSTLIIYAFIDMKSINPLFITVLLALTGTGYALFSSPNKNAVMSSVKKDYHGEASGIANTFEQIGNITSISIAAGIISIYTGGAEISSGTISEFTGSMQSVFLLMAVLGAANVIVCLKRGNLRKGN